In Dreissena polymorpha isolate Duluth1 chromosome 11, UMN_Dpol_1.0, whole genome shotgun sequence, the genomic window ttttgttgacctttgaccttgaaggataaacttgacctttcaccactcaaaatgtacagctccatgagatacacatgcatgccaaatatcaagttgctacgttcaatagtgcaaaagttatgaagaaggttaaagttttggttaaagttttagaattgtgttttgacctttgaccttgaaggatgaccttgacctttcaccactcaaaatgtgcagctccatgagatacacatgcatgccaaatatcaagttgctatgtttaatattgcaaaagttatgaagaaggtaaaagttttggttaaagttttgggacacacacacacacacacacacacacacacacacacacacacacacacacacacacacacacacacacacacacaaacacacatacaatgacagacaggccaaaaacaatatacccccgatctttcgatccgggggcataaaaaaagctAAACATGTCATCATGTCTTCTGAGTTAAATGTTTGAGTGGTTTCTTGTAAAACAAAAGACGtggaaatattaaaaacatttaagatAATTACATGTAGCATTTTAATTATCGAAACGGTCGTTACTTAAACGGATATTAAAAGGGGTACATGATGCTACATACAAAATaactttcatttaaacatttaaatactaaaaattcctgttcaatttttgttgttATACTGGGAAATTTACAAGTTTTAACAGTAGAAACTACAATGAGTATTAGTAAAAATGGTTGTAGTAGTAATTGTATAAGAAGAAGTAGCCGTTTTAATGATTGACATAtaagaatattcgtagttttttgtgtgttttttgtagcAGTAAAGTCAAGCAGTAAGTATATTGTAATGATCTCACAATTGACAAAGCTGGCATGTTTGAAAAAAGTGAAAACCGTATAAACAACTGTTATGTGTGTAATCTATATAGCCAATAACAGTAGGAATAGTAGAACTGCTCTTGTAAATGGCACAATAGTGAGTATACGAGAAAGCTTGTTTATCTTATTTTAATACTTATGGTCATAATTCCTCATTAAATCGTCAGTATAACTGTTTGACTGTGGTTGCAAACCAACATCTCTACTGTTCGTGCTCCTTTCATTTCATGgaaatattccaaatatttaTACAATTCAGCTATTATCGAATTATGATCGTTGACAATAGTTGTATCTTGAAAAGTCATCCTTGAATTTGAGTTTGACAGGATTCAATCTGTCAATCAATTCTGCACCATTCTTTGAATTTCAGCGGTGGAGTGTTACTCGTGCCCCACCCTGGTGAGGAGCTTGTCGGAATGCAGGGCGACGACCACGTGTCAAGTAAGCGAGGTAAGTGAAACACGTGCAAACCCGTGGTTAAATATTTGTGCATTCTGCTTTTGTGAAGGCAAATCTGTTTTTGTGTTATAAATACTTATTTCATGAAGTAAATTCTgcgtttgcatatttaattctgCTTTTGTGAAGCattctataattttgtgtttgcTAACGCACGGATATGTAGTTATTACTTTTAAAACCGTTTTAATTGATTAGTAAAACATGTTAAACATAAATTTACGTTTTATTTATCGctgatatgttatatttttgtataatacacTGATCAATGAGATTTGGATAAATGCAATGTACTATTGTTTTTCGTAGGTTTTTTTTCCGAGCAGTTACACAAGCAATTTACAAACGTGTTTTTTCAGGCTTGTTACGTGATGGAAGTTTTTGACTTCGACGCCTCTCATGGATTCCGCGCGGGATGCATGCCAAAAGACGTAAGAGATACGATTTTATGTATACTTCTTAATTTCAAAAACATGTTCGAATTCCTTTCACTTATGAAAAAAGTAGACCGAGGATCACACGGACTTATCATTTCCAGATATGCCCATTGGGCCTTAAGTAAATGCTTAataaaaatgctttgttttttgaTAATGTAATTAATGACAACTTTCGTACGACCAGCTCTAAGATCTTTAAAAGTAGACGGGCGCTGCTTAGATGGACACAATTCAATTTAGAGGAAATAATGAGGATGAAACAACAAATACCCAGACGGATAGGTCGAGCCCGCAATATAAACGACCGCGCATTCATTTCCCAGTCTATAGTGTGGATATGAGAATGGCAAGGTCCACGAACTGATTCACTAGCTGAAATGCTACCACTGCGACATCATCGAGCTTTGCAAGGTCAGATAGCTAGGTTACGGAAAAACATCAACAGACGAAAGGAGCAAAATATGTTTCAACAGGATGGATTATATACATCGACACGGGTTTGCTTACATCCTTATGAAGGAGATAGTCAACAGCGGCATCAATTGTACCCCATTTTACAGCAGGCTCATTTTCAGACTTGTCAGCGAGACATCAAAACATCACCGTCATGCAGCAGGTATACGGGGGATAACACGATGCACCACGCAGACCGTACCGAACAGCAATATGGCATGCTCGAATCGGGCAAGTACACAACCAGATCGATGATCAATCTCCGAACATCCCCCTTTAAAAAAACGCAACCACGAGCTTTGAGAGAATTACTGCACAATATAAAAACTATAAACATAAGTCGTCCCAGATAACTAATGCTAACATCATCTTAATCCGATTTAAAATTAAGTACGAGAAACAGGTGACAAAAGAATATGCTGGATTACAACTTGGCAGAACCAGTGGAACATATCTTCTGCAGAGTAATCATGGAGAAACACCTTCACCGCCAACGTTATCTCCTCCACAACTTCATCGACTTAAACAAAGCTCTCGACCCCTTTTGGCGTTATTACATATGCCAAGTTTCGAGAGAGTTCAACATTGATGAAGGGCTTGTGCAAGTAATCAAAGAACTCTACGGAAAAGCAAGCAGCACAGTACTGCTCAAAGGACAAACTGTTGACTTCTTtaggacatcagtgggcgtccgtaAGGCATGTCTGCTAAACCCCGTTATGTTTAATCTTCTTCCTAAAAAGATAATTCCGGAGACTCTCCAAGACCACCACATCTCTTTATCTAACGGTTGCGGACATATCCCAAAGTTGACATTCGCTAATGACATTTATCTCATGGGTCGCACAAGCAGTGAACTCAAAGACCTCATGAGTATGTAGGTACTTATAAAAGAGCAGGATCATACGGGATAGAGGTCAGCAATGAGACGTCGAAGATCATGGTGTAGTCATCAACTTGAACAGggagaagctagaagaagtgaccaTTTTAAATACTTCAGGTCTGGTCCGAATAAGAATGGCAATGGCGATTGCCAAACTGATCATATTGTGGATAAGCAGCTACATCACCTTCCCTACCAACTACAGGCTCTATAAGTCTCCATTTTAGTTTACTTCTGCGAGTCCTGGATGGTTCGGGCAGGACACTTGACGGATTTGAACACACGTGAAGCACAAGACTAATGCGTAGAAATTAGTTCGTCCGGAACATGACAGCAACACTTTTTGGCCTACAAGAGCCCCTTCTTGCAAATCATCAAACGTCGACAAACAATTGCTTTGTTTGGACATGTAATCAGACGAGACTCGCTGTGCAAGACTGTATTGTAGGTCACTGTAGAGACAGTtgccgtcgaggccgtcagaaaaaaGCAGGACCGTTAAAAGGAAAGATGGTGATGATTATCATGACTATCATGATAAACAAGCACCGTAACGACAACGTAACGATGTAATTGTTTGTTCAATTCAAATGATAACTCCACAAATAGATTGTGTATTAACAGCTGTGCATTCCCCACAATAACGAGCTGATGGTTGGTCGAAGTTCGAGCACGGTTCACACCAGCTGCTGTGATACGGACCGGTGCAACATCCGTATGTAACATCCAAATGATATTAATTCAGTATACGAATACATTTgtactttatttattattcaatccaCGCGGATATGCATGGGCATACACTgtggaaaaataattattatgaaatgCAAAGGGGATGAACTATAAACGACATTTAACGAAACAAATACCTTATACCAGAAAACACTAACTTGATAagcaatttattattaaaaacaaacacacatgcatttaacaaacTCGTATTAAAAAACCTGTACAGGGGAAACAAAACTGACAAGGACAAAAACATGTGTCCACGGGGCACGAATTAACTCAGATTCCACTTTATATCAGCTAACTGTTTATGGCCAAATTATGCtgttgacctctaagtgtgactttgacctctGAGGATATCAGATGGGTGATACACGCGACACTCATCCTCCTACTGTGGTCATTCTCTAGTGGTAAGTTATTCTTAAGTAGAATGGTTAATGATAAAGTTATATAGCGGACAAGCGGTTTTATgacaatatttgacctttgaactttaagtgtgaccgtTACATTTGACCTAGGGAGATGAGTGTTACACGCGACACGTCTTCTTATTAGGGattacaattgttattttaaattaatcaatCACATTTTTTAAAGTATGACTGAGACAGGGAATCTCAAGCTGAGACAGCCAATTTAACAAAAGACTTCTTAAGTGAGACGTTGATTTTTAAGATAGGAAAGCGTATGTTACACGCCGTTTGATTGGTAACATAAGTGGTAAGTTATAttaaattctatcaatatatggcaaagttatgactGAGAGAGAAAACTTCGCACAGACGGAAAGACAGTACAACAGGTTCATGCCGCAATCTATGAAGAAATGGATGCAATATACAGTACATATATTTCCTATAGAACCAGTCTGGTGCGTACGAATATATATACGAGATAATACATCTTTGCAAGTGTTACTCTAACAAAAAATGTATCATCGAGTGTTTTTATTTCAGCgccaacaacaactactacaacaaccacCGCGACTACCACTCATCGAACGCCGAATTCCCACTGTTTGGATAACGCTATTATCTGTCGCGAAAATAAGGCTTGTATTCAGCATCCCTTCGAGTGTCCCAGAAAATGCGGGATTTGCCATTAGTTAATAAAATCGAAAAACCGATCGTCTGTATTCGTTCATGTGTGCATTTTAATGAGAACTTTTAAGTTGTAAATTAAAATGATTACATGTGTGCGCGTTATTGCGTTACACTAACATTACTACGGGTTAAATTTAGACACTGCTACCAGAAGCGGATGTTGAGGGGCGGTGTGGCAACGGTGGACGCCCTCCTACAATATGACAATGTTCTACGTTTTAAATGACTTGAAGTCAATTTATAGTAAGCTATATGCTAGCATACTTCTCTAGTACGTTACTGTTGATGAATTTCTCTGTTAGTTTAGCAATTTGTTTCGTTAAACAAACACCAGCAAATGACACCGAATTGCCTCTTTTACCAAAGCGAGAAAGAACGAGATAATAGCTATAGATATTTCTTTGACTCACACGAGGAAAATGTGTATAGCACAGACGTGCAAAGTTATATGACAATTACATCGAAACACCAAATAATTTGTGCACGTCTGTTTGCATCGTTCACCAATAAAACCTAGACTTAAATGTgacattcaattttgtttttctttgtattCGTTGAGGtccaattaaaacaaaataaatatttcaaactaaatttaataaaaaaaggtaTATAATCAAGACGGGCGTTAATCGAGTATCTAAATTTTATCATGCATAATTCTGAGCAAACATTTCATCACAGTACGTTTTTTTCTGGTAGAAAGCTTTTCAGGCGCGCGTAAATGCATGTGCGAGGCTATGggtaatcttaaaaaaaaacgccAAAAATTCAACGCCATATATTGCAGTCCACCGAAAATACtagatacatatacatgtaagaaAAAAGCACCAGTTTTTTAGGACATTTATTTCGCCGAAGACTatttcattttttacaaattgaaTTTGGACTCGATGGCTCTTTCTCACATAAGAACCTATGGAACTCTTTTATTCAGTTTTTGTAATTCGTGTATGATAAATGTAGCTTCTGACCTTCCTGTTTATCTGGAACAAATTTCAAGCTCGTTTGAGATATCATTAAACTTTTAATACAAGTTTTATGCTTACTGGGCAAAAAGATGTGACTAATAAACTGTTCCCAAGGTTTCAATAAAGACATATATGGAAAACTAACCCACCTATTGGTAGCCATGATTTATAACGGACGGGAACTATTTTAAAACTCGgtcgagatatcattaaaacgaAGGCTCTGTGCAAATATTCTTAAAACTGGACACAACATGAGACTTCTAGAGAAATCAAAGAGCTACGCTTTTGACGTATAATGAAAAGTCttccgcccctggtggccatgtttttctacggaccgggaccattttcgaattcggcAGAGATGACATTTGAAcgaatgttctgatcaagttttaaTGGCGATTCGACAGACAATGCGACTTCTAGAGTAATCACAAGAATTTACAATAAAACTGAAGGAAAATCTGCCACTCCTCCTGTCGGCTTTGATTTGGATCGGAACAATGTTCAAACTCAAAAAAATCATTACAACACACGTTATTGTTGAGTTTATGAATATTGGACGATACTTGAGAGTCACTACTGATATATGAGGAAAACCGCAAAGCCTCCtgttggcaatgtttttcaaggaCAGGATCCATTTCGAATTCAGCAGTGATGTTTAGAGAACTAATGTTCTTAGAAAGTCATCAAAATTGAACTAGATTCGAACTCAAACGAGATATAAAAAAGCTAagattctgagcaagtttcatgatgattataaACAAATGTGACTTATACAGTGCTCACAAACGTTCTCTATATCAATTGACGAAAAACTGCCATGAGAGAAAGagatacataattatacatgattTTGGACATAAAGGCTTATTTAATATGTAAtcaaaacattgatttgtttCTGCTGTAAATATGACGAATATATACAGATTTGTGTACGACGCTTTATATTTGTGCTTTAATCGGAATGTGAAAAGGGTGCATCTTACATTGTTATATTCTAAATCTTGATCAATTGCCAACTTTGGCAAAAAAATTACTCAAGTACACTTTAAAATATATCCACCATAGCTACAACCTAGAAAAAGGCTGTAAAACAGTTTGACATTTTTCAACGTGTCAAGATTCAAGTCCCTGAAAACTGATTTAAACGCCAATGCGTTTTGTGACCACAGTAATGCATGAGTGTTTGTTGTGTATTCGCGTGTATCCTAAAACAAAAAAGGATTACATGTCTTAAGAAGATTGTTTTGCCAGCAAAGTGAGTCATGCAGTTAGTGATCTCTTGTTTATCCTTTATTTACTTGCCAAGACATGGTGTTCGTTTATAATTTGTACGGGCGTCGACTTTACCTGTCAGAACACCACATGTTGAGAAGGACTTAACATTATCAAATCCCTCGATCGCGCTTATTTTTTAACAGAAAATTATtagaataattataaataataatgatttgtgAGTTGAGTCAATTAATTCACATCATAGAGGAAAATAAGCCAAAATTTTCTTATGAACCCTTtttgaaattatagtaaaataataatTGCACTTTGCAACCTTGCAACGTATTTTAAAGTAATATGAATACATCGGGATTTAATATCAGCTAAACAATTACGACTTATACGAGCTTTGACAACTTAAATTATTGACGTTGTATGTATAAAT contains:
- the LOC127849601 gene encoding uncharacterized protein LOC127849601 isoform X1, whose translation is MSMPFVITCCILLLISSVHSQNACADLDTQACARMHATQPGLCETSLADSACPEYCGKCSTLPPQTTTVLLTTTTKPCEDIDTLACQKMQQSKPDLCLDDSLAELACKRFCGRCPVECYSCPTLVRSLSECRATTTCQVSEACYVMEVFDFDASHGFRAGCMPKDLCIPHNNELMVGRSSSTVHTSCCDTDRCNIPPTTTTTTTTATTTHRTPNSHCLDNAIICRENKACIQHPFECPRKCGICH
- the LOC127849601 gene encoding uncharacterized protein LOC127849601 isoform X3, with product MQQSKPDLCLDDSLAELACKRFCGRCPVECYSCPTLVRSLSECRATTTCQVSEACYVMEVFDFDASHGFRAGCMPKDLCIPHNNELMVGRSSSTVHTSCCDTDRCNIPPTTTTTTTTATTTHRTPNSHCLDNAIICRENKACIQHPFECPRKCGICH